The Thermodesulfobacteriota bacterium genomic interval AACTCTTGGGAAATGGGAACATAATGGTTTATAATAAATAGAACATGGACCAGCTCTTAGACTCCTTTATAGCCTATCTGGCTATTGAAAAGGGTCTTTCAAAAAACACACTTGAATCATACGGCAGAGACGTTAGAAAATTTGCGCTCTTCA includes:
- a CDS encoding site-specific integrase — encoded protein: MDQLLDSFIAYLAIEKGLSKNTLESYGRDVRKFALF